A part of Rhopalosiphum maidis isolate BTI-1 chromosome 3, ASM367621v3, whole genome shotgun sequence genomic DNA contains:
- the LOC113557763 gene encoding inhibitor of growth protein 4-like: protein MASPLDMDKFLANLSNLPTQIQQNLSLLQSIDLKSQDLIRNITKETDDYLMNKKYLTDKNNKSLNSIKSQFVKAKEYGDDKVQLSLQTYTVVDEQIKNMDAYFMWYEANIQAKAINAAKTIEQDSQKQKPNKTENNDIKKKQLDKGGKKTSAASQKAQSDVNVPKNFPKSGVVGALVGKGVVRPAAVIDMPVDPNEPKFCLCNQVSFGEMIGCDNPDCTIEWFHFVCVKLTTKPKGKWFCPKCKQPEEKQ, encoded by the exons atgGCTTCACCGTTAGACATGGACAAGTTTCTAGCCA ATTTGAGCAACCTTCCTACCCAGATACAGCAAAATCTCAGTCTGTTGCAAAGCATCGATTTAAAATCGCAAGACCTGATACGCAACATAACAAAAGAGACCGACGATTACcttatgaacaaaaaatatttgaccgacaaaaataataaatctttaaacaGCATCAAAAGTCAGTTTGTGAAAGCAAAAGAGTATGGTGACGATAAAGTTCAGTTGTCTCTACAGACATACACGGTG GTGgatgaacaaataaaaaatatggatGCATATTTTATGTGGTACGAAGCCAACATCCAAGCTAAAGCCATTAACGCCGCCAAAACAATTGAGCAAGATTCACAAAAAC AAAAACCTAATAAGACCGAGAACAATGACattaaaaagaaacaattaGATAAAG GAGGAAAAAAAACAAGTGCTGCATCTCAAAAAGCACAGTCGGATGTCAATGTTCCTAAAAATTTCCCTAAAAGCGGAGTGGTCGGTGCACTGGTTGGCAAAGGGGTTGTACGTCCGGCTGCAGTAATCGACATGCCTGTTGATCCGAATGAACCAAAGTTTTGTCTGTGTAACCAAGTCTCATTTGGGGAAATGATAGGGTGTGATAACCCAGAT tgTACCATCGAATGGTTCCATTTTGTTTGCGTCAAATTGACTACTAAGCCCAAAGGAAAATGGTTCTGTCCAAAATGCAAACAGCCAGAAGAAAAACAGTAA
- the LOC113557953 gene encoding histone deacetylase HDT2-like produces the protein MAHNCKRIAKSEGCCRRDKQMMRCATIALKQMKDMFETAWCPIKENQQDKELRKYNGCVIDPECNIKECPFRGTGVAPNVLQNYCTKSYERTFGGQSDRDAMRLMPGEVGLRGDRATFSLVRDDCLVYDNYSTGGGEVYYNIRPNVNQFAEEEDVINSDNNDTQQQEQDQEQDQDKNQDNDLEQDENENDEQQVDESEDLPLSNERKHVMEVLPKSVKPKLGPVTGLPVSDDEHVFVLWLGKRPGEPDEKARLQIEVRVPKWVPDPEEESSETMLAEESPEMITKPVKHKKPGSSKKSRNSKKSDNSKKRGNSKKSGNSKKSGNSKKSSRK, from the exons atggcaCATAATTGCAAGCGTATAGCTAAGTCTGAAGGGTGTTGCCGGCGAGATAAGCAAATGATGAGATGTGCGACAATTGCTCTAAAGCAGATGAAGGATATGTTTGAAACAGCTTGGTGTCCAATCAAAGAAAACCAACAGGACAAAGAATTGAGGAAATACAATGGTTGTGTAATAGATCCTGAATGTAATATCAAGGAATGTCCATTCCGTGGAACTGGGGTAGCACCTAAC GTTTTGCAGAACTATTGCACCAAAAGCTATGAGAGAACCTTCGGTGGGCAGTCGGACCGTGACGCCATGCGGCTGATGCCAGGCGAAGTAGGCCTGCGCGGTGACCGCGCCACGTTCTCTTTAGTCCGTGACGACTGCTTGGTGTATGATAACTACAGCACCGGCGGCGGTGAGGTATATTACAACATACGTCCGAACGTAAATCAATTTGCAGAGGAAGAAGATGTAATCAACTCCGATAATAATGACACGCAACAGCAGGAGCAAGATCAGGAACAAGATCAGGATAAGAATCAAGATAATGATCTAGAACAGGATGAGAATGAGAATGATGAGCAGCAGGTAGACGAGTCAGAAGATCTACCATTGTCAAACGAACGCAAACATGTGATGGAAGTGCTACCCAAGTCTGTGAAACCAAAGCTAGGACCAGTTACCGGGCTGCCTGTCAGCGATGATGAGCACGTGTTCGTTTTGTGGCTGGGTAAGCGGCCGGGCGAGCCTGATGAGAAGGCCCGACTGCAGATCGAAGTGCGCGTGCCCAAGTGGGTGCCGGATCCGGAGGAGGAGTCATCTGAGACGATGCTCGCAGAAGAATCACCGGAAATGATAACAAAGCCGGTAAAACACAAGAAACCTGGAAGCTCCAAAAAGTCACGCAACTCAAAGAAGTCTGACAACTCCAAGAAGCGTGGCAACTCCAAGAAGTCTGGCAACTCCAAGAAGTCTGGCAACTCCAAAAAGTCCAGTCGGAAATGA